From the genome of Fundidesulfovibrio terrae:
AAGGCTTTTCCGTACTGGGAAATGGCGAACTCTGGATGGGCCGGCGGGCGGAATTCTCGCTGCGTTCGGGGGAGAGCCTGGTGCTTGAAGGCGTGAGCCTTTCCCCTCTCGAGGTGCGGATGTACGTGGACGGCAAGGACGCGGGCAAGCTGTCGTTCTGGGGGCTGCCCAACCGGGTGACGCTCTTCGCGCCGGGCCGGGACGTGCGCTACACGCTGGTTGCGGACAAGTCCTTCACGGCACCGATAGGCAGCCTGCTCCCCGAATTTCCGGAGGTGAGCGTGATATTCACCAAAGTGGCCTTTCGGCCCGCCTCGAGCTGAGGCGTCCCCGACGCGAAGCTATCGGGGGATTCCAAAGGGAGGCTCTCCCTTTGGCCGCCGGAGGCTCTTCTCCCTCTTCAATATTCTATCCTGCACGCAACGGGCATCCGCCACCCGGTCCCGAACGCCCGATCCGTGATCTTAAGCCCCGGTGCTGCCTGGCGGCGCTTGAACTCGGCGGATTTCACCAGCCTGCACACCTTCTCCACCATGGCCCGTTCGAATCCGGCGGCTGCGATCTCGTCCACCGAGGCGTGCAGTTCCACGCGCAGTTTCAGGATGGCGTCCAGCACCTCGTAGGGCGGCAGGCTGTCCTGGTCCTTCTGGTCGGGCCTGAGCTCGGCAGAGGGGGCCTTGTCTATGATGGCGCGGGGGATGGGCTCGCCGTGGCGGGCGTTCACGTACTCGGCCAGGCGGTAGACCATGGTCTTGGGCATGTCGGAGATGACGGCTAGGCCGCCGGACATGTCGCCGTAGATTGTGCAGTAGCCCACGGCCAGCTCGGACTTGTTACCCGTGGTCAGGAGCACCTTGCCGGACTTGTTGGAGATGGCCATGAGCAAATTGCCCCGGATGCGCGACTGGATGTTCTCCTCGGTGACGTCGGGGGGCAGGCCCGCGAAGGACTCGGCCAGTCCCCGGTCGAAGGCCTGCATGATGTCCGCGATGGGGATGGTCCTGTGGGCGATCTTCAGGCGGCGGGCCAGCTCCAGGGAGTCGTCAAGGCTGCCTTGGCTGGAATAGGGGCTGGGCATGAGCACGCCCAGGACGTTTTCCGGTCCCAGGGCCTCGGCGGCGATGGCGGCGGTCAGGGCCGAGTCGATGCCGCCGGAGAGCCCGAGCAGCGCGCCCTTGAAGCCGCACTTGGCCGCATAGTCCTTGACGCCCAGCACCAGGGCGCGCCAGGCCTCGGCCTCCTCGGAGAAGTCGTCGTCGGCCAGGCTCGGGGAGGCTTCGCCGTTCCCCTCCATCAGGTTGTCCAACTCCACCACGAGGACGTCCTCGCCAAACCCCTTGGCGCGGGCCGCGAGCCTTCCCGATGCGTCCAGGGCCATGGAGCGACCGTCGAATATGAGGTCGTCGTTGCCGCCCACCTGGTTGCAGTAGAGCACGGGCAGGCCGTACTTGCCGGCGACGCTGGCGAGCATGCGCTCGCGCATGGGCTGCTTGCCCAGAATGAATGGCGAAGCGGACAGGTTGAGGATGGCGTCGAGGCCTTCCTCGGCCAGCTTCTCCACGGGGTCGGATGCGTAGCGGCGCTTGTGCCAGAAGTCCTTGTCGTTCCAGATGTCTTCGCAGATGGTCACGCCCAGGCGCCTGCCGCCGATTTCGACGAACCCGGGACAGGTGCCGGGCTGGAAGTAGCGGTCCTCGTCGAAGACGTCGTAGGTGGGTAAAAGGCTCTTGGGGAACAGGGCCCCCACCTCGCCCTTAAATAGCAGCGCAGCACAGTTCTGCAAGGGCCTCCCGTCCGGCAGGACCGTCCTGGCGGCCGTTCCCGCCAGGATGGGCGGAGCGTCTTCCAGGCGCTTGGCCAGATGGTCCAACTCGCGGCGGGCCTTGTCCACGAACGCGCCGGAGAGCAGCAGGTCGCGCGGCGGATAGCCGGTGAGGGCCAGCTCCGGCGTGATGCACAGCTCCGCCCCTGCCTCGGCAGCGAGGCGCGCGGCATGGGCGATGCGTCCGGCATTGCCAGCCAGATCGCCCACCACGGTGTTCACCTGCAAAAGGCCGATCTTCATTGCAGCATGTCGGACATGGTGTGCAGCTTGCCGCCCTTCTGGCCCTTGAGCCAGAGTGCGGCGCGCATGGCCCCGCGCGCGAAGGTCTCGCGGGAGTGGGCGCGGTGGGTCACCTCGATGCGCTCGCCGGGTCCGAGGAAGTAGACGGTGTGGTCGCCCACCACGTCGCCGCCTCGAACGGCCATGAGGCCGATCTCGCGGGGGGTGCGAGGGCCGATGATGCCGTCGCGGGAGCACTTCTTGACGTCGTCGAGCTTTTCCCCGCGCGCTGCCGCGATGGCCTGGCCCAGTTTGAGCGCAGTGCCGCTGGGGGAGTCGGCCTTTTTGTTGTGATGAATCTCCATGATTTCGAGGTCATAGGCAGGACCCAGGGCTTCCACCAGCTTGGGCAGCACCTGCAGCAGGGCGTTGACGCCCACGCTCATGTTGGGAGCCCAGAAGATGGGGCCGTTGTGGGCGGCGGCCTCCAGCTCCTTCATTTGCGCGGCGGTGAAGCCCGTGGTGCCGATGACGGCGGGATTTCCCAGGCGCGCGGCCAGGTTGGCCACCTTGAGGCTCGATTCCGGCGCGGTGAAGTCGATGATCACCGCGCCCGGACATTTGGCGAACACGTCCTCCATGGAGGTTCCCCTGACGCAGTCGTAGCGGGCCAGCGCCGCTTCGCTCTGGGGGCGTTCCACCACACCGGCCAGCCGGAAGGCAGGGTCGTCCATGGCCAGTCCGGCCAGGGTCGCGCCCATGCGCCCACCAGCGCCCATGATGATGACATCGCACACGCTCATATTCTCGTCCTCATTCTAGGATGAAAGGGTTTCGCCCCGCGCGAGGCGTTCGAAATCGTCTTGTGAAAGGACCTGTACACCAAGTGCGCGGGCTTTATCCAGCTTGGAGCCGGGGTCCTGGCCCACGACGAGATAATCGAGTTTCTTGGAGACCGATCCGGCCACCACCCCGCCCAGGGCCTCCACCATGGACTCGGCCTTGTTGCGGGTGAGGCCTTCGAGCGAGCCCGTGAACAGGAAGCGCTTCCCGGCCAGGGGCTTGGGACCGCCCAAGGCGGCTTCGACCGCGGCCCTGCGCGGCCAGAGCCCGATGGCCTTGAACCGGGCCAGGAGCTCGTGGTTGGCGGGGTTGTCGAAAAAAGCCCGGATGCTCGCGGCCACTTCAGGGCCGATGTCCGGCAGGTCCTGGAGTTCTTCGGCAGACGCAGCGCCCACGGCGTCCAGGTCGTCGAAGTGGGCGGCCAGTGTGCGCGCGGTCTGCGTGCCCACCTGGCGGATGCCGAGAGCCCCGATGAGCCGGGCCAGAGTGGCCTTTTCCCGAGCCTGGGCGATGGAGGCCACGAAGTTCCCGGCCAGCTTCTCGCCCATGCGGTCGAGTTCCAGCAAGTCTTCCGCGGTGAGCCCGAAAAGGTCCGCCGGGGACTTCACCATGCCGCGCTCAACCAGTATCTCGATCCAGCGCTTGCCCACCCCCTCGATGTCCAGGCCCGCCTTGGACACGAAAAAGATGATCGATCCCTTGAGCATGGCCGGGCAGGACAGGTTAAGGCAGCGCCAGGCCGCCTCGCCCTCCAGGCGTTTTACGGGTTCATGGCAGGAGGGGCACGTCTGCGGGAAAACGTACTCCTCGGCGTCCTGCGGGCGCAGCTCCAGCACCGGCCCCACCACCTCGGGGATCACGTCCCCCGCGCGCTGCACCACCACGGTGTCGCCCGCGCGCAGGTCCTTGGCCCTGATCTCGTCCTCGTTGTGCAGGGTGGCCCGGGACACGGTGACGCCTGCCAGGGACACGGGATCGAGCATGGCCACGGGGGTGAGCACGCCCGTTCGCCCCACCTGGACATCGATGCGCTTGAGCACTGTGCGGGCCTGCCGGGGCGGGAATTTCCAGGCCACGGCCCAGCGTGGGGCGCGGGCCGTGAACCCGGCCTCGCGCTGCCAGTCCAGGCGGTCGAGCTTGACCACCATGCCGTCGATCTCGAAGGGCAGCGAGTCGCGGTCCTGCTCCAGCCGGGCGTACAAAGCCTCCACACCGGCGGCGTCCACGGCGCGGCCCTGCTCCGCGATGGTGAAGCCGAGCTTGGACAGGCCCTCCATGACCGCGCGCTGCGTGGGCCACGGGTCGCCCAGCGGCCATTCGGTCACGCCGATGCCGTAGGCAAAGAATTTGAGCGGGCGCGAGGCCGTGACGGCCGAATCGAGCTGGCGGATGCTCCCGGCGGCGGCGTTGCGCGGGTTGGCGAACACCTTGGCCCCGGCTTCGTCCTGGGCCTCGTTCAGGGCGCGGAAGTCCTTCTTGGTGATGACCACCTCTCCGCGCACTTCCAGAATGCGGG
Proteins encoded in this window:
- a CDS encoding NAD+ synthase; amino-acid sequence: MKIGLLQVNTVVGDLAGNAGRIAHAARLAAEAGAELCITPELALTGYPPRDLLLSGAFVDKARRELDHLAKRLEDAPPILAGTAARTVLPDGRPLQNCAALLFKGEVGALFPKSLLPTYDVFDEDRYFQPGTCPGFVEIGGRRLGVTICEDIWNDKDFWHKRRYASDPVEKLAEEGLDAILNLSASPFILGKQPMRERMLASVAGKYGLPVLYCNQVGGNDDLIFDGRSMALDASGRLAARAKGFGEDVLVVELDNLMEGNGEASPSLADDDFSEEAEAWRALVLGVKDYAAKCGFKGALLGLSGGIDSALTAAIAAEALGPENVLGVLMPSPYSSQGSLDDSLELARRLKIAHRTIPIADIMQAFDRGLAESFAGLPPDVTEENIQSRIRGNLLMAISNKSGKVLLTTGNKSELAVGYCTIYGDMSGGLAVISDMPKTMVYRLAEYVNARHGEPIPRAIIDKAPSAELRPDQKDQDSLPPYEVLDAILKLRVELHASVDEIAAAGFERAMVEKVCRLVKSAEFKRRQAAPGLKITDRAFGTGWRMPVACRIEY
- the dapB gene encoding 4-hydroxy-tetrahydrodipicolinate reductase, whose product is MSVCDVIIMGAGGRMGATLAGLAMDDPAFRLAGVVERPQSEAALARYDCVRGTSMEDVFAKCPGAVIIDFTAPESSLKVANLAARLGNPAVIGTTGFTAAQMKELEAAAHNGPIFWAPNMSVGVNALLQVLPKLVEALGPAYDLEIMEIHHNKKADSPSGTALKLGQAIAAARGEKLDDVKKCSRDGIIGPRTPREIGLMAVRGGDVVGDHTVYFLGPGERIEVTHRAHSRETFARGAMRAALWLKGQKGGKLHTMSDMLQ
- the ligA gene encoding NAD-dependent DNA ligase LigA, whose translation is MNGSNAQAAQRVKTLRGLLEHHNRQYYVLDAPEITDAEYDALFRELQELEATHPELDDPNSPTRRVGGGVAQAFASRPHRLRMYSLDNALTGEEWTAFLERLGRVLPAREFSFWADPKFDGLALEVIYEDGRFVSALTRGDGETGEDVTGNMRTVRNLPLDIRDHAAKAKLPVPRILEVRGEVVITKKDFRALNEAQDEAGAKVFANPRNAAAGSIRQLDSAVTASRPLKFFAYGIGVTEWPLGDPWPTQRAVMEGLSKLGFTIAEQGRAVDAAGVEALYARLEQDRDSLPFEIDGMVVKLDRLDWQREAGFTARAPRWAVAWKFPPRQARTVLKRIDVQVGRTGVLTPVAMLDPVSLAGVTVSRATLHNEDEIRAKDLRAGDTVVVQRAGDVIPEVVGPVLELRPQDAEEYVFPQTCPSCHEPVKRLEGEAAWRCLNLSCPAMLKGSIIFFVSKAGLDIEGVGKRWIEILVERGMVKSPADLFGLTAEDLLELDRMGEKLAGNFVASIAQAREKATLARLIGALGIRQVGTQTARTLAAHFDDLDAVGAASAEELQDLPDIGPEVAASIRAFFDNPANHELLARFKAIGLWPRRAAVEAALGGPKPLAGKRFLFTGSLEGLTRNKAESMVEALGGVVAGSVSKKLDYLVVGQDPGSKLDKARALGVQVLSQDDFERLARGETLSS